The nucleotide window TACCAGACGTTCAACCTCGGGAACAAACTCCCCGAGGGCGCCGAGATCCTCGATCGCTTTCGGTTGATCCTCGAAATCTTCGGCCAGCGCGCGACGACCCGACCCGCACAGCTCCAGGTCGAACTCGCGGAGTTGCGCTACGAACTCCCGCGCGCGGAGGCCAAAGCCAGTCTGGCCAAACGCGAGGAACGGCCCGGGTTCATGGGGCTGGGCGAGTACGACGAGTCCCGCGAACGCGACATCAAGGCCCGCATTTCGCGCATTCGTGACGAACTCGACTCCGTCCAGGACGACGCGAAGCGCCGCCGCGAGACCCGCCGCGAGTCGGGGTTCGATCTCGTCGCACTCGCGGGCTACACCAACGCCGGGAAATCGACGCTATTGCGCCGTCTCGCCGTCGATCACGCCGTCGAGGAGAACGCCGAGAAACACCCCGATCTGCCCGAGACGGCGGCCTCCGAGGACCGACTGTTCACGACCCTGGAGACGACGACGCGGCGGGCCGACATCGACCGGCGTGACGTGCTCGTCACCGACACGGTCGGGTTCATCTCGTCGTTGCCTCACTGGCTGGTCGAGTCGTTCCGCTCGACGCTCGACTCGGTGTATCGGGCCGATCTGGTCTTGCTCGTCGTCGACGTGAGCGAGTCGGTCGACGCGATCCACGAGAAACTCGTCACCGCCCACGACACGCTCTCCGAGCGCAACGAAGCGCCGATCTTGACGGTGCTCAACAAGACCGATCTGATCGACGACGCGGACCTCGACCGCAAGCGCGCGGCGCTGTCGGCGCTCGCGCCCGATCCGGTCGCCGTCAGCGCGCGGACCGGCGACGGCGTCGCGGCGCTCACGGATGCGATCGACGACCGCTTGCCGGACCTCGTCGAAGAACGGATCGTCGTGCCGCTGTCGGACGATTCGATGAGCGTCATCTCCTGGATCCACGACAACGCCCACGTGACCGACGTGGAGTACGGCGAGCAGGCCGTCGTGGAGTTCGAGGCCAAGCCCGCGACCATCGAGCGCGCGCGATCGAAAGTCCAGTCGCTGCCCGCGCCTGGGTCGGTCTGACCCGCGGGCCGTGACGTTCCGGGCGCGCATCAGGCCGTCTCGGTCTCGCTGTTTTCGCCCGCCAAATCGTGATTGGCCCAGACACAGGCCCCGAGCACGAGCAACGACCCCACGAGCGGAGCCTGGATGCGTCGCAAGACGCTCTCGGCCACCCACTGGGTAAGTCCGCCGAGTGCGCCAGGGAGGCTGGTCGCGAGAGCGGCCAGCGGGCCCGGCGGGACCGCGAGCCAGACGAGGAGTGTGCCAACCGCGAGCGGACGGATCGCCGGGTGGTCCTCGATGCGGACGGCGACGAGGACGAGCACAGGGACGGCGAGTGTGAAATAAAACGATTCGAGCGGGACGACCGCGAGCAAGCCGACGACGGTGGCGAGCAGCGCCGTCTCGACGCCGACCGGATCGTCGAGGTGTCGGTAACACGCCAGTACGGGCGGGGCGACGATCGCGAGTGCGCCGATCCAGAGGCCCGTCCCACGGACGCCGAGCGCCGCGAGCGGGCGCATGAGCGTGACTGCCCCCGGCCAGAGCGACGGGCCGTCCGCGAACGCCGCCGTCGATGATTCGTCGAGCAGGACGGTCGTGACGTACGCCTGGGTCAGGTCGACGCCGATCGCGAGGCTGGCGAGCCACCCGCCGGCGACGACGAGCACGGCGACCGCGAGCGCGCGCCAGGACCGCTTGGCGGCCAGCCACGCCCACGCACCCGCCGGATACACTTTGACGAACGCGGCCAGTCCCAGGCCAAGTCCTGCGCGTCGTGGCCGGCCGCTGAGAGCCACGAGACAGCCACCGACGGCGCTGAGAGCGATCAGCGGCGAGAGCTGTCCCATCACGAGCGCGCTCGCGACGGGCCCGGCGACGAGGATCGTGAGTCCGGCCAGCGCCCGGTCGGTCGCCGGGAGCGGTGGCAGCCGGTCGTCGACGAGCCAGGCCAGGGTGAGCAGGGCCAACACGTTCACGCCGCTCTGGACGAGGAAGGCTCCGGTCGGGCCGATCGCGCCGTAGACGGTCGCCAGCACGGCGATCACGGGCGGATACCGGAATCGAAAGCCGGGATGATCCACCGGGTGGACCGCGTAGACGGCCTCGCCGTCGAGGAGTGCGCGCCCGGCGCGAGCGTAGACGTCGGTCGCGATGCCGATCTGGTCGGGCCGGACGAGTACGAGCGAGAGGACACTTCCTACTCCCGCGAGGAGGCCCCCGACGAGTGCGATTCGGACCCACAGCCGTCCGTTCGCTGGCCCGACCGCTCGATCCGTGATCGGGCGCCGGTCCATGCCCTGGCTGAGCACGGCGCTCAAAGAAAGCTGACGGTCCGACTCGCGAGACCGCAAGACGAAGGCAACATTTAACCGATACTGGACTCTCCAGAGGACATAATGCGGCCGGTGAGAGAACAGTCGGATCGTCGAGGGAGGTGTCGGCGGTGGATCGGGACGCGTTGAGTGCGGTCCTCGAAGATGCGGGCCTATCGCAGTACCAGGCCGAAGCGTACGTCACGGTGCTCGAACACGGGTCAGCGACGGCGACCGACGTCGCGAACGACAGCGAGGTGCCCGATCCCCGGATCTACGACGTGCTCCGGGACCTCGAACAACAGGGCTACGTCGAGACCTACCAGCAGGACTCGCTTCGCGTCCGGGCGTTCAGTCCGGAACGGATCCGGTCTGACCTCCGCGATCGTGCCACACAGTTCGAATCCGCCGCCGACGAGATCGATCGCCGCTGGGAAGAGCCGTCGGTCGAATCCCACTCGGTCAACTTCGTCAAGCGCGAGCAGACCGTACTCGATCACGCCGAGGCCGCCATCGACGACGCCGAGTGTCAGGTGATGGTCGCGGCGAGTGCCGACCAGATCGACCACCTCGACCGGGCGCTCGGGGCCGCCGTCGATCGCGGCGTCTACGTGATGGTCGTGGTGTCCCCGACCGAGGGCTGCTGTCTGCGTGATCGGATCGAATCGGGCGGCCTGGCGTCGTCGCTTCGTGTCCGGCCCGATCCGACGCCGTTTCTCACGCTGGTCGATCGGACGATCACGTGTTTCGCCCCGCACGACATGTCGCTGAACCGGTTCGGGATCATCGTCGACGCACCGAGCCACGCGTTCATCTTCCGGTGGTTTTACACCGTCGCGATCTGGGAGACGGCGACGCAAGCGTTCGAGCGCGCTCACGATGCCGTCCGGATCTGTGTCAACCTCGGCCGGTGTGTTCGAGAACTCCGCCCGATCCTGGCCGACGGCGCGACGGTTCGAGCGACAGTCCACGGCGCGAACACCCGGACCGGCGAGGCGGCCACGCTGACCGGGCGGATCACGGACGTCACGGTGCCGGGCGCGGCCGACACCGACGGAACGACGCCGACCGCTCACGGCTCCGGCCCGACTCTGGAAATCGAGGTCGACGGTGACCGCGTCGCGGTCGGTGACTGGGGCGCGATCGTCGAACCGTACGAGGCGATGCGGATCGAGATCAGGTCGATCGACTGGCCCTGATCGGGACGTTCTTGGGCCCGCCGACCGGTGATCCGGTATGACGACCGTCATCGACGGCAACGCCGTCGCGAGCGACCTGCGCGACCGACTGACTGGCCGTATCGACGACCTCGCGACCGAAGGTGTGACCCCGACGCTCGCGACCGTCCTGATGAGTGACGATCCCGCCAGCGAGACGTACGTCTCGATGAAACAGTCCGACTGCGAGGAAGTCGGCATCGCGACCCGCGACGTCGAGATCGATCCCGATGCGCCCGCCGAGCGCCTGTTCGACACCCTCGACGACCTCAACAGCGATCCCGAGGTCGACGGCGTGCTCGTCCAGATGCCCACGCCCGATCAGGTCGCGGACAGCGAGGTGATCCGTCGTCTCGACCCGATGAAAGACGTCGACGGCTTCCATCCCGAGAACGTCGGCCTGCTCGTCCGCGGTGATCCCCGCTACAAGCCCTGTACGCCCCACGGCGTCCAGCACCTCCTCGATCACGCCGGTGTCGAGACCGAAGGGGCCGACGTGGTCATCGTCG belongs to Halococcoides cellulosivorans and includes:
- the hflX gene encoding GTPase HflX, yielding MTEHTADRAVIVKRVDEGTATTDEIEQLAQSAGYHPVATITQTRTEDPAFHVGEGKADEIARCVAATDAGIVIFDNQLGPYQTFNLGNKLPEGAEILDRFRLILEIFGQRATTRPAQLQVELAELRYELPRAEAKASLAKREERPGFMGLGEYDESRERDIKARISRIRDELDSVQDDAKRRRETRRESGFDLVALAGYTNAGKSTLLRRLAVDHAVEENAEKHPDLPETAASEDRLFTTLETTTRRADIDRRDVLVTDTVGFISSLPHWLVESFRSTLDSVYRADLVLLVVDVSESVDAIHEKLVTAHDTLSERNEAPILTVLNKTDLIDDADLDRKRAALSALAPDPVAVSARTGDGVAALTDAIDDRLPDLVEERIVVPLSDDSMSVISWIHDNAHVTDVEYGEQAVVEFEAKPATIERARSKVQSLPAPGSV
- a CDS encoding glycosyltransferase family 87 protein — protein: MDRRPITDRAVGPANGRLWVRIALVGGLLAGVGSVLSLVLVRPDQIGIATDVYARAGRALLDGEAVYAVHPVDHPGFRFRYPPVIAVLATVYGAIGPTGAFLVQSGVNVLALLTLAWLVDDRLPPLPATDRALAGLTILVAGPVASALVMGQLSPLIALSAVGGCLVALSGRPRRAGLGLGLAAFVKVYPAGAWAWLAAKRSWRALAVAVLVVAGGWLASLAIGVDLTQAYVTTVLLDESSTAAFADGPSLWPGAVTLMRPLAALGVRGTGLWIGALAIVAPPVLACYRHLDDPVGVETALLATVVGLLAVVPLESFYFTLAVPVLVLVAVRIEDHPAIRPLAVGTLLVWLAVPPGPLAALATSLPGALGGLTQWVAESVLRRIQAPLVGSLLVLGACVWANHDLAGENSETETA
- a CDS encoding TrmB family transcriptional regulator codes for the protein MDRDALSAVLEDAGLSQYQAEAYVTVLEHGSATATDVANDSEVPDPRIYDVLRDLEQQGYVETYQQDSLRVRAFSPERIRSDLRDRATQFESAADEIDRRWEEPSVESHSVNFVKREQTVLDHAEAAIDDAECQVMVAASADQIDHLDRALGAAVDRGVYVMVVVSPTEGCCLRDRIESGGLASSLRVRPDPTPFLTLVDRTITCFAPHDMSLNRFGIIVDAPSHAFIFRWFYTVAIWETATQAFERAHDAVRICVNLGRCVRELRPILADGATVRATVHGANTRTGEAATLTGRITDVTVPGAADTDGTTPTAHGSGPTLEIEVDGDRVAVGDWGAIVEPYEAMRIEIRSIDWP
- a CDS encoding tetrahydrofolate dehydrogenase/cyclohydrolase catalytic domain-containing protein, translating into MTTVIDGNAVASDLRDRLTGRIDDLATEGVTPTLATVLMSDDPASETYVSMKQSDCEEVGIATRDVEIDPDAPAERLFDTLDDLNSDPEVDGVLVQMPTPDQVADSEVIRRLDPMKDVDGFHPENVGLLVRGDPRYKPCTPHGVQHLLDHAGVETEGADVVIVGRSNIVGKPLANMLLQKTAGGNATVTVCHSRTDDLAAHTGRADIVVAAAGVPELVDGSMLAEDSVVIDVGVNRVETEDGSTLVGDVAFDSASELASAITPVPGGVGPMTRAMLLYNTVKAAHLRRDLAFDGL